The following proteins come from a genomic window of Nothobranchius furzeri strain GRZ-AD chromosome 1, NfurGRZ-RIMD1, whole genome shotgun sequence:
- the wnt5b gene encoding protein Wnt-5b isoform X2, with protein MENGPVPRSRAGAVRHVLLAAVFLACSSQLLVDANSWWSLGLNPIQRPEMYIIGAQPLCSQLSGLSQSQRKLCQLYQDHMTYIGDGAKTGIKECQYQFRQRRWNCSTVDNTSVFGRVMHIGSRETAFTYAISAAGVVNAISRACREGELSTCGCSRAVRPRELPRDWLWGGCGDNVHYGYRFAREFVDAREREKNYPRGSREHSRTLMNLHNNEAGRQAVYNLAGVSCKCHGVSGSCSLKTCWLQLADFRRVGEFLKEKYDSAAAMRVGRKGKLELIDKRFNNPTPEDMVYIDPSPDYCLRNETTGSLGTQGRLCNKTSEGMDGCELMCCGRGYDQFKTYKHERCHCKFHWCCYVKCKRCTTLVDQFVCK; from the exons ATGGAGAACGGCCCTGTCCCGAGAAGTCGAGCCGGTGCTGTCCGACATGTGTTGCTGGCGGCCGTCTTCCTGGCCTGCAGCTCCCAACTCCTAGTGGATGCAAACTCATGGTG GTCCCTCGGTCTGAACCCAATTCAGCGGCCTGAAATGTACATTATTGGAGCTCAGCCTCTCTGCAGTCAGCTCTCTGGTCTTTCACAG AGTCAGAGGAAGCTGTGCCAGCTGTACCAAGATCACATGACCTACATTGGAGATGGAGCCAAGACGGGCATCAAGGAGTGCCAGTACCAGTTCAGGCAGAGGCGGTGGAACTGCAGCACGGTGGACAATACGTCTGTGTTTGGACGGGTCATGCACATCG GCTCTAGGGAGACCGCGTTTACCTACGCCATCAGTGCAGCCGGCGTAGTCAACGCCATCAGCCGGGCGTGTCGTGAGGGCGAGCTCTCCACCTGCGGTTGCAGCCGGGCCGTTCGGCCCCGTGAGCTGCCACGAGATTGGCTGTGGGGCGGCTGTGGTGATAACGTGCATTACGGCTACAGGTTCGCCCGAGAGTTTGTCGACGCCAGGGAAAGGGAGAAGAATTACCCACGCGGGTCACGGGAGCACTCCCGAACCCTCATGAACCTGCACAATAACGAAGCAGGGAGGCAG GCAGTCTACAACCTTGCTGGTGTTTCCTGTAAGTGTCATGGCGTCTCCGGTTCCTGCAGCCTGAAAACATGTTGGCTCCAACTGGCGGACTTCAGGAGGGTCGGGGAGTTTCTCAAAGAGAAATACGACAGCGCTGCAGCCATGCGGGTTGGACGCAAG GGGAAGCTGGAGCTCATAGACAAGCGCTTCAACAACCCGACACCTGAGGACATGGTCTACATCGACCCGAGCCCGGACTACTGCCTCAGAAACGAGACCACGGGCTCGCTGGGCACGCAAGGCCGACTCTGCAACAAAACATCAGAGGGCATGGACGGCTGCGAGCTGATGTGCTGCGGTCGAGGGTACGACCAGTTTAAGACCTACAAGCATGAGCGCTGCCACTGCAAGTTCCACTGGTGCTGCTACGTCAAGTGCAAACGCTGCACCACACTAGTGGACCAGTTTGTGTGCAAATAG
- the wnt5b gene encoding protein Wnt-5b isoform X1: protein MSQQRSALPCAGCLEVIIMENGPVPRSRAGAVRHVLLAAVFLACSSQLLVDANSWWSLGLNPIQRPEMYIIGAQPLCSQLSGLSQSQRKLCQLYQDHMTYIGDGAKTGIKECQYQFRQRRWNCSTVDNTSVFGRVMHIGSRETAFTYAISAAGVVNAISRACREGELSTCGCSRAVRPRELPRDWLWGGCGDNVHYGYRFAREFVDAREREKNYPRGSREHSRTLMNLHNNEAGRQAVYNLAGVSCKCHGVSGSCSLKTCWLQLADFRRVGEFLKEKYDSAAAMRVGRKGKLELIDKRFNNPTPEDMVYIDPSPDYCLRNETTGSLGTQGRLCNKTSEGMDGCELMCCGRGYDQFKTYKHERCHCKFHWCCYVKCKRCTTLVDQFVCK, encoded by the exons ATGTCTCAGCAGAGGAGCGCTCTACCTTGCGCTGGCTGTTTGGAGGTGATAATCATGGAGAACGGCCCTGTCCCGAGAAGTCGAGCCGGTGCTGTCCGACATGTGTTGCTGGCGGCCGTCTTCCTGGCCTGCAGCTCCCAACTCCTAGTGGATGCAAACTCATGGTG GTCCCTCGGTCTGAACCCAATTCAGCGGCCTGAAATGTACATTATTGGAGCTCAGCCTCTCTGCAGTCAGCTCTCTGGTCTTTCACAG AGTCAGAGGAAGCTGTGCCAGCTGTACCAAGATCACATGACCTACATTGGAGATGGAGCCAAGACGGGCATCAAGGAGTGCCAGTACCAGTTCAGGCAGAGGCGGTGGAACTGCAGCACGGTGGACAATACGTCTGTGTTTGGACGGGTCATGCACATCG GCTCTAGGGAGACCGCGTTTACCTACGCCATCAGTGCAGCCGGCGTAGTCAACGCCATCAGCCGGGCGTGTCGTGAGGGCGAGCTCTCCACCTGCGGTTGCAGCCGGGCCGTTCGGCCCCGTGAGCTGCCACGAGATTGGCTGTGGGGCGGCTGTGGTGATAACGTGCATTACGGCTACAGGTTCGCCCGAGAGTTTGTCGACGCCAGGGAAAGGGAGAAGAATTACCCACGCGGGTCACGGGAGCACTCCCGAACCCTCATGAACCTGCACAATAACGAAGCAGGGAGGCAG GCAGTCTACAACCTTGCTGGTGTTTCCTGTAAGTGTCATGGCGTCTCCGGTTCCTGCAGCCTGAAAACATGTTGGCTCCAACTGGCGGACTTCAGGAGGGTCGGGGAGTTTCTCAAAGAGAAATACGACAGCGCTGCAGCCATGCGGGTTGGACGCAAG GGGAAGCTGGAGCTCATAGACAAGCGCTTCAACAACCCGACACCTGAGGACATGGTCTACATCGACCCGAGCCCGGACTACTGCCTCAGAAACGAGACCACGGGCTCGCTGGGCACGCAAGGCCGACTCTGCAACAAAACATCAGAGGGCATGGACGGCTGCGAGCTGATGTGCTGCGGTCGAGGGTACGACCAGTTTAAGACCTACAAGCATGAGCGCTGCCACTGCAAGTTCCACTGGTGCTGCTACGTCAAGTGCAAACGCTGCACCACACTAGTGGACCAGTTTGTGTGCAAATAG